From the genome of Psychrilyobacter atlanticus DSM 19335, one region includes:
- a CDS encoding toxin-antitoxin system YwqK family antitoxin — protein sequence MKKILIILTLLTLILSGCNNSQTKKEEETGQVEKIRLNQLENREDVFYKVGEELPYTGLVIGNSIEGINLVERSYKDGKLNGKYITYYEDGEMKEQISYTNDELDGQKITYYENGNKKSLSNYIEGVLEGQNIRFYDNKQEREVENYINNKLSGEKIVYYRGGELKEKSNYVEGQLEGEYLSYYEDGQIKSKINYKNSEVEGDYIIYYEDGQINNKKTYLNRNLNGEALGYYKNGNLRVKKNYSNGKLDGEYITYYENGQIRDASNYVDGEYNGKGLAYYMTGQIKKEVNYVEGQLDGKYIQYYENGKIKNVYNYQMGTEEKNIEKESEEASKKL from the coding sequence ATGAAAAAAATATTAATTATTTTGACTTTGTTGACATTGATATTAAGTGGATGTAATAATAGTCAGACTAAAAAGGAAGAAGAAACGGGACAGGTAGAAAAAATAAGATTGAATCAACTGGAAAATAGAGAAGATGTATTTTATAAAGTAGGAGAAGAACTGCCGTATACAGGATTAGTAATTGGAAATTCTATTGAAGGGATTAATTTAGTAGAGAGAAGTTATAAAGATGGAAAATTAAACGGTAAATATATAACTTATTATGAAGATGGAGAAATGAAGGAACAAATAAGCTATACGAATGATGAATTAGATGGTCAAAAAATAACTTACTATGAAAATGGAAACAAAAAAAGTCTATCTAATTACATTGAAGGTGTATTAGAAGGACAAAATATCAGATTTTACGATAATAAACAAGAGAGAGAGGTAGAAAACTATATAAATAATAAATTAAGTGGTGAAAAAATAGTTTATTATAGAGGAGGAGAATTAAAAGAAAAAAGTAATTATGTAGAAGGGCAGTTAGAGGGAGAATATTTATCATACTATGAAGATGGTCAAATCAAATCAAAGATAAATTATAAAAATAGTGAGGTTGAAGGGGATTATATAATCTACTATGAAGATGGTCAGATTAATAATAAAAAAACTTATTTAAATAGAAATTTAAATGGAGAAGCTTTGGGATATTATAAAAATGGAAACTTGAGGGTTAAAAAAAATTATAGTAATGGAAAACTAGATGGAGAATATATAACTTACTATGAAAATGGCCAAATAAGGGATGCAAGTAACTATGTAGATGGAGAATACAATGGGAAAGGTCTAGCATATTATATGACAGGGCAAATAAAAAAAGAAGTAAATTATGTAGAAGGACAATTAGATGGAAAATATATTCAATATTATGAGAATGGAAAGATAAAAAATGTTTATAATTACCAAATGGGAACAGAAGAGAAAAATATAGAAAAAGAATCTGAGGAAGCTTCAAAAAAATTATAA
- a CDS encoding ABC transporter permease yields the protein MNRKLQGLLVPILAVFIALLLGAGIIAYLGENPLTAYYYLFTGAFDGKRAIARTLLEATPMIFTGLSVMVAFKAGLFNIGAQGQVVMGGLAAAAVGAFVHSIGINNVFVVLIIAAAAGFAWAGIAGWLKAKLGVHEVISTIMLNYIALNFEQYGLNYPLKAGGPNGPSPQTPPVFESSRLAMLMPDTKVALNVGFIIAVIAVIVIWFMFEKTITGYEIKAVGLNPTASENAGINVKWRILFAMGLAGSLSGLAGAERILGGVGQYTYRQGIMGSYGFDGIAVALLGKNTPVGALFAAILFAALRTGGRSMQFNTSIPSQIIIIIQAIIILLIAAENMFHAILDKKKKVSN from the coding sequence ATGAATAGAAAATTACAAGGATTGTTAGTTCCTATATTAGCGGTGTTTATTGCACTACTTTTAGGGGCAGGAATAATCGCTTATTTAGGAGAAAATCCATTAACAGCATATTACTATCTGTTTACAGGAGCTTTTGATGGTAAGAGAGCCATTGCGAGAACACTCTTAGAAGCAACACCTATGATATTTACCGGGTTATCTGTAATGGTAGCTTTTAAAGCAGGATTATTTAATATCGGTGCTCAAGGTCAAGTTGTAATGGGTGGATTAGCAGCAGCAGCAGTTGGAGCTTTTGTACACAGTATTGGAATAAATAATGTATTTGTAGTATTAATCATAGCAGCAGCAGCAGGTTTTGCTTGGGCAGGAATTGCAGGTTGGTTAAAGGCAAAATTAGGAGTGCATGAAGTAATATCTACTATCATGTTAAACTATATAGCATTAAACTTTGAGCAATACGGATTAAACTATCCATTGAAAGCTGGTGGACCTAATGGACCGAGTCCTCAAACTCCTCCAGTATTTGAATCTAGTAGATTAGCTATGTTGATGCCTGATACTAAGGTAGCACTTAACGTAGGATTTATCATAGCAGTAATAGCTGTGATAGTTATCTGGTTTATGTTTGAAAAGACTATCACTGGATATGAGATCAAAGCCGTAGGACTTAACCCTACAGCTTCTGAAAATGCAGGAATAAATGTAAAATGGAGAATATTATTTGCCATGGGATTAGCAGGTTCATTATCTGGATTAGCAGGTGCTGAAAGAATCCTTGGTGGAGTAGGACAATATACCTACAGACAGGGTATCATGGGAAGTTATGGTTTTGACGGTATCGCAGTAGCACTACTGGGGAAAAATACACCAGTAGGAGCACTATTTGCAGCAATACTATTTGCGGCACTTAGAACTGGTGGTAGATCGATGCAGTTTAATACATCTATTCCGAGTCAAATCATAATAATTATTCAAGCTATAATAATCTTATTGATTGCAGCAGAGAATATGTTCCATGCAATATTAGATAAAAAGAAGAAGGTGAGTAACTAA
- a CDS encoding ABC transporter ATP-binding protein: protein MTNYILEMKNMRKTFLGGKVVANDDITLNIVKGEKHAIVGENGAGKSTLMKILNGLYTPTSGTISLNGKVADIKGPGEAAKLGIGMVYQHFMLVPTLTVAENMILGVEPTKGMNLDINKAREDVRKVSEKYGLAIDPDAIISDLSVGIQQRVEILKILFKGANLLIFDEPTAVLIPQEVKELYKIMDNLIEEGKTIIFISHKLQEVLDISDNITVIRRGKDVANFETKDATKQKIANAMVGRPVLFTTEKPEVTIGDKIVEIKDLEVKNNKGLPAVKNISLDIRAGEVLGIAGVEGSGQSELVEAITGLRKIESGAFTLNGEDLAGKTPRHITLAGLAHVPEDRHARAAVSEFSVRDTFAFGVHREKFTKSKILLDVDKLEKEAEFFMEAHDIRPRGTKTAFGKLSGGNQQKIIVARELEKKHDFIIASQPTRGVDIGAIEAIHKLILEEKKTGKAVMVVSAELSEILNLSDRIAVMCGGEITGILDRKDATEEKIGILMAGGKL from the coding sequence GTGACAAACTATATTTTAGAAATGAAAAATATGAGAAAAACTTTTTTAGGTGGGAAAGTCGTAGCAAATGATGATATCACTTTAAACATAGTCAAAGGGGAAAAACATGCCATTGTAGGAGAAAATGGTGCCGGTAAATCTACATTGATGAAAATACTAAACGGATTATACACTCCTACATCGGGAACTATATCTTTAAATGGAAAAGTTGCAGATATAAAAGGGCCTGGAGAAGCGGCTAAATTAGGGATAGGAATGGTATATCAGCATTTCATGTTAGTACCTACCCTGACAGTTGCAGAAAATATGATCTTAGGTGTAGAGCCTACTAAAGGAATGAACCTTGATATAAATAAGGCTCGTGAAGATGTAAGAAAAGTATCTGAAAAATATGGTTTAGCCATAGACCCAGATGCTATAATATCAGATCTTTCAGTTGGTATCCAGCAGAGAGTAGAGATCTTAAAAATATTATTCAAGGGAGCTAACCTGCTTATATTTGATGAACCTACAGCAGTATTGATCCCTCAAGAAGTAAAGGAATTATACAAGATAATGGATAACCTTATTGAAGAGGGGAAGACTATTATATTTATATCTCATAAACTTCAAGAAGTATTGGATATTTCAGATAATATCACAGTAATCAGAAGAGGAAAAGATGTGGCTAACTTTGAGACTAAAGATGCTACAAAGCAAAAAATTGCAAATGCCATGGTAGGTAGACCAGTATTATTTACTACTGAAAAACCAGAAGTTACTATTGGTGACAAGATAGTTGAGATCAAAGACCTAGAGGTGAAAAATAACAAAGGGTTACCGGCAGTAAAAAATATATCTCTTGATATAAGAGCAGGAGAGGTATTAGGAATTGCAGGTGTAGAAGGATCAGGACAATCGGAACTTGTAGAAGCTATTACAGGATTAAGAAAGATAGAATCTGGAGCATTTACTCTAAATGGTGAGGATCTGGCAGGAAAGACTCCTAGACATATTACATTAGCTGGATTAGCCCATGTACCAGAAGACAGACATGCAAGAGCAGCAGTATCAGAATTTTCAGTTAGAGATACATTTGCTTTTGGGGTACATAGAGAAAAATTTACAAAGAGTAAGATATTATTAGATGTAGATAAATTAGAAAAAGAAGCAGAATTCTTTATGGAAGCTCATGATATAAGACCTAGAGGAACAAAAACAGCCTTTGGAAAATTATCAGGTGGTAACCAGCAAAAAATAATTGTAGCTAGAGAATTGGAGAAAAAACATGATTTCATCATAGCTTCTCAGCCTACAAGAGGAGTAGACATTGGAGCTATTGAAGCAATCCATAAGTTGATCTTGGAAGAAAAGAAAACTGGAAAAGCAGTGATGGTAGTGTCGGCAGAATTATCTGAAATCTTAAACTTAAGTGACAGAATAGCAGTTATGTGTGGTGGAGAGATTACAGGAATTCTAGACAGAAAAGATGCTACTGAAGAAAAGATCGGAATCTTAATGGCTGGAGGGAAGTTATAA
- a CDS encoding B12-binding domain-containing radical SAM protein encodes MPYEGAIFRPPSEANSLILQVTVGCSHNKCTFCSMYKEKSFRMKSKEEIFADIDTYTNDFYTKAFLADGDAMLLSTDLLIEIIRRVKSKMPKIKRIGIYAHANNLKTKSVEELKLLHSEGLNIIYVGIESGSDKILEKINKGITSSEMEKQLMKVSESGIKLSIMIISGLGGKELTHEHAIESAKLLSKVKPKFLSLLTLMLDEGTQFYNDVKENKIELLNPEEILLETKLMIENLELKNTIFRVNHASNYLSLEGVLNKDRERILEEIDTAVKDKDYIPEYFRRL; translated from the coding sequence ATGCCATATGAAGGAGCAATATTTAGACCACCAAGTGAGGCCAACAGTCTGATATTACAAGTTACCGTAGGGTGTTCCCACAATAAATGTACTTTTTGTTCTATGTATAAGGAAAAATCATTTCGAATGAAATCTAAAGAAGAGATATTTGCTGACATTGATACTTACACTAACGACTTTTATACCAAAGCTTTTTTGGCTGATGGAGATGCGATGCTGCTTTCAACCGACCTGCTCATTGAGATAATCAGACGAGTTAAAAGTAAAATGCCGAAGATAAAAAGGATCGGGATCTATGCCCACGCCAATAATCTAAAGACTAAATCTGTGGAAGAACTGAAATTACTTCACTCTGAGGGATTGAATATAATCTATGTAGGGATAGAAAGCGGCAGTGATAAAATTTTAGAAAAAATAAACAAGGGGATTACCTCCAGTGAGATGGAAAAGCAATTGATGAAAGTTTCAGAGAGCGGGATAAAACTTTCCATAATGATTATTTCAGGACTAGGAGGCAAAGAATTAACCCATGAACATGCTATTGAATCAGCGAAACTCCTCAGCAAAGTAAAACCAAAATTTCTCTCCCTCCTGACTTTGATGTTAGACGAGGGGACACAGTTTTATAACGATGTCAAGGAGAATAAAATAGAATTATTGAATCCCGAGGAGATCTTATTAGAAACCAAACTAATGATAGAGAACTTGGAGTTAAAGAACACTATATTTCGGGTAAACCATGCTTCTAACTACCTGAGTTTAGAGGGAGTACTGAACAAGGACAGGGAACGTATTTTAGAAGAGATAGACACAGCTGTTAAAGATAAAGACTATATACCTGAATATTTTAGAAGGTTATGA
- a CDS encoding purine-nucleoside phosphorylase, translating to MYSKVVETTSFLKETTKYRPRVAIVLGSGLGNLVDFIDDKMEIDYSDIPNFPVSTVAGHDGKLVFGKIAGVEVVAMKGRFHFYEGYDMKEVTYPMYVMKQFGIEKLIVSNAAGGSNKSYDPGTLMLINDHINAFGTNPLIGKNDDRFGPRFPDMTEAYKIYLRDLAKEVADNLGIAYKEGVYLGTTGPTYETGAEVRAFSGMGADAIGMSTVPEVTVANYLGIDVLGISCITNMATGIAKKAHSHEDVVDVAKKAGENFCNWIVNIVKKIG from the coding sequence ATGTATAGTAAAGTAGTTGAAACAACAAGCTTTTTAAAAGAAACAACAAAATATAGACCAAGAGTAGCTATAGTATTAGGTTCAGGATTAGGAAACTTAGTGGACTTTATAGATGATAAGATGGAGATTGATTATAGTGATATTCCAAATTTTCCTGTATCAACTGTAGCAGGTCATGACGGTAAATTAGTATTTGGAAAAATTGCAGGAGTAGAAGTAGTAGCGATGAAAGGAAGGTTTCATTTCTATGAAGGTTACGACATGAAAGAAGTAACTTATCCTATGTATGTTATGAAGCAGTTTGGAATTGAAAAATTAATAGTTAGTAATGCTGCTGGTGGAAGTAACAAAAGTTATGATCCGGGAACATTGATGTTAATAAACGATCATATCAATGCATTTGGAACTAATCCCCTTATCGGTAAAAACGATGATAGATTTGGACCGAGATTTCCAGATATGACAGAAGCTTATAAGATATACCTTAGAGATTTGGCTAAGGAAGTTGCAGATAATTTAGGTATAGCTTATAAAGAAGGTGTATATTTAGGAACTACAGGACCTACATATGAAACTGGAGCAGAGGTAAGAGCATTTTCTGGTATGGGTGCAGACGCTATAGGGATGTCTACAGTACCAGAGGTAACAGTAGCAAACTATTTAGGAATAGATGTACTGGGAATATCTTGTATCACAAATATGGCTACAGGAATAGCAAAAAAAGCACATTCTCATGAAGATGTAGTGGATGTAGCGAAAAAAGCTGGAGAAAATTTCTGTAACTGGATAGTAAATATAGTAAAAAAAATAGGATAA
- a CDS encoding DUF3870 domain-containing protein, giving the protein MKKKNVYVSGYGKAHEKSAITKIYGIFALGMIVDPNTDEILEVEGSLVLDITKNFLKCLFVGEKITDEKKIIEKINDLYFGASKKAFIIAYKDALRRYKEKIKYNI; this is encoded by the coding sequence TTGAAGAAAAAAAATGTATATGTATCGGGGTACGGAAAAGCACATGAAAAATCAGCTATAACAAAAATATATGGAATTTTTGCTCTAGGGATGATAGTAGATCCAAATACAGATGAGATCTTAGAGGTGGAGGGATCTTTAGTTTTGGATATAACTAAAAATTTTTTAAAATGTCTGTTTGTAGGAGAGAAGATCACAGATGAAAAAAAAATAATTGAAAAGATTAATGATCTATATTTTGGAGCCTCAAAAAAAGCATTTATTATAGCTTATAAAGATGCATTGAGAAGGTATAAGGAGAAAATTAAATATAATATTTAA
- the murI gene encoding glutamate racemase, whose product MYKIGIFDSGVGGLTVLKEIQNIVPSSHILYYGDNGNAPYGDKTEIEIKELCLKIGEFLYENEVDIIVIACNTATAASIKAMKNKFPIPVIGVIEPGIRAALEVTQNKNIGVILTPASAKMGAYKNVFDVVAPKTISLTEKGCKLICPMIENGWEDHYGSYLTDEIIKLYIEQVSPEIDTLILGCTHYPIVERNIAKYFKKNIVNPANETANELLKKLSMIKSKKQDNIDAKIEFIVSGDSKKFLDFAEKFLGEKIDNIYELDLHKEYKGLLYNAV is encoded by the coding sequence ATGTATAAAATCGGTATATTTGATTCTGGGGTAGGAGGATTAACGGTTCTTAAAGAAATTCAAAATATAGTTCCTTCAAGTCATATACTTTACTATGGAGATAATGGGAATGCTCCTTATGGGGATAAAACAGAAATAGAGATAAAAGAACTTTGTTTAAAAATAGGAGAGTTTTTATATGAAAATGAAGTTGATATTATAGTGATAGCCTGTAACACAGCCACTGCAGCATCGATAAAAGCAATGAAAAATAAATTTCCTATTCCTGTCATAGGTGTAATAGAACCTGGAATAAGAGCAGCATTAGAAGTTACTCAAAATAAAAATATAGGTGTAATATTAACCCCTGCAAGTGCCAAAATGGGAGCATATAAAAATGTATTTGATGTGGTAGCCCCTAAAACTATTTCTTTAACAGAAAAAGGATGTAAACTTATCTGCCCAATGATAGAAAATGGATGGGAGGATCACTATGGTAGTTATCTAACTGATGAAATAATCAAACTTTATATAGAGCAAGTTTCCCCTGAAATAGATACCCTTATCTTGGGCTGTACCCATTATCCTATTGTAGAAAGAAATATTGCTAAATACTTTAAAAAAAATATAGTGAATCCGGCCAACGAAACTGCAAATGAACTGTTGAAAAAACTTTCGATGATTAAGTCGAAAAAACAAGACAATATTGATGCAAAGATTGAATTTATAGTCAGTGGAGACAGTAAAAAATTCCTTGATTTTGCTGAAAAATTCTTAGGAGAAAAGATAGATAATATTTATGAATTAGATCTGCACAAAGAATACAAGGGTTTACTCTATAATGCAGTATAA
- a CDS encoding ABC transporter permease, protein MSIFISLILATIRQAAPILITAIGGMFSELTGVVNIGLEGMMLMGAFSAAVVSYYTGNPYVGILGGMMAGGIMALLHAVLSIKYKGNQVVSGVAINLFASGFTVFMLRVLFNQSGNTPTVPKTATFFGMSIIVFIIYAIAFASHWFIYKTVWGLRMRAVGEHPLAADTVGINVLKVRYFGVIMSGLLAGLGGAYLSIGALSQFTKEMSAGRGFIALAALVFGKWTPGGVLGASLLFGFADAGQTLIQQYVTGVPPQFIQMLPYILTLLALAGVVGKAVAPASSGKPYDKSDD, encoded by the coding sequence ATGTCTATCTTTATAAGTTTAATCTTAGCTACAATCAGACAAGCAGCTCCTATATTAATTACGGCAATCGGTGGAATGTTCTCTGAACTTACAGGTGTTGTAAATATAGGATTAGAAGGAATGATGTTGATGGGTGCATTCTCAGCAGCAGTAGTTTCATACTATACAGGAAATCCATATGTTGGAATCCTTGGTGGTATGATGGCTGGTGGAATCATGGCATTACTTCATGCAGTCCTTAGTATTAAATATAAGGGAAATCAAGTAGTATCAGGGGTAGCGATCAATTTATTCGCCTCTGGATTTACAGTATTTATGTTAAGAGTATTATTCAATCAATCTGGAAATACTCCTACAGTACCTAAAACAGCTACATTCTTTGGAATGTCTATAATAGTATTTATCATCTATGCAATTGCATTTGCATCTCACTGGTTTATCTATAAAACAGTATGGGGTCTTAGGATGAGAGCTGTTGGAGAACATCCATTAGCAGCAGATACAGTAGGTATCAACGTATTAAAAGTAAGATATTTTGGTGTAATCATGTCAGGACTGTTAGCTGGTCTTGGAGGAGCTTACCTATCTATCGGTGCATTATCACAGTTTACCAAAGAGATGTCGGCAGGTAGAGGATTTATAGCCTTAGCAGCCTTAGTATTTGGTAAATGGACACCAGGTGGAGTATTAGGAGCAAGTTTACTGTTTGGTTTTGCAGATGCAGGACAGACTTTAATACAACAATATGTAACTGGGGTACCACCTCAATTTATTCAAATGTTACCATACATCCTTACACTATTAGCCTTAGCAGGAGTAGTAGGAAAGGCAGTGGCACCAGCAAGTTCTGGAAAGCCGTATGACAAGAGTGACGACTAG